Genomic window (Podarcis muralis chromosome 9, rPodMur119.hap1.1, whole genome shotgun sequence):
CTGTGAAACTAGCCAAATTCTACCGTCGGATGGATACAGAAGATGTTTACGATGAGTAAGTAAGCAGAATGCTCACAATGGAAGATTgcagaaatgcaagaaagcactTTATGGGAAATATGTTTATAGTTTCCTTTTGTGATTGTGCAAATCAGGGTGTCTCAGAGCAACTCAAAGGAACAGGTTGCATGGAATTCGTTATTTATCTGGGGCCCCGACGTTTACAGGAGTTTTACAGTTTCATGGGCAAGTAGCTGCCCATTTAAATTTCAACAGCATATGAGTGGAAATTGAGGCagtaaaaagaggggggaaggaatgCGAGAAACGTAGACAAAAAGTAGTGAATTTGAGTccgtgcaaggatttctgcttgcacaataagGCTTCCCTACTCATTCTTCTCTCCCCATGCACCCTACCCAGATCCATTACAAAGGGctggggaacccctagaacagatttgggggcgaGGGCAAGGAGAacgttctgttgcacaagcagaaatccttgcactgatggaatgttCACTTATTGCTCCGTTGGAGTCTACCCAGTGTTATATAGCTTTCATTTAATTCAGCAGTGGTGATTTGCTCCCTAGTCTGCAGAGAGCACTGAGAAATTTGGAGGACCCTCTTTCCCTCACAGTACAACATTTCCCTGGGTATGCCAGGAACACAgagattattttttatttttttaaagaatagaaTGCAGAGGTTTTTATATATCTGGTAGGTGGGTATTTTCTGCAATGCTTACTGCCCAGGCTTCAGCTTTGGCATGTATAGTGCACAGACACACAGTAAACAGAGAGAGGCAACTGGAATGGGAGGGTTTGCCTGGTACAGAGCTCTGGAAATAGTGGTTCTTCTGGATAACCCAAGACAGTTGAGGGTTTGAGGTGTAGACAGGTCCTGTGAAAAGTTATTCAGGATTAAACCTTTAGAGAATAACCTGTACTTAAAACATTCCATAATGCAATAGATTGGAAACTTTGTGGTAGCTATGAACTTAAAACATATTATGTCTGATCTcatattttcctttgcttttgtcGTGTGTAGTTATTCTGCTTCCCCTAACCAGTCTTCTATTCTTCCATTTGCAGTTCCTCTGTCTCAGGGACTTGGCATTTTACTTTATGATAgctatttttacttatttttcaCTTGTCTtcacttttaccttttttaaaaaacaaaaccatttccccGTAAGTCTGTCCAGTGCCTTTtcctcatttgtttatttttattgtgtagaTCACTTTGACATTATACTTTTGCTACAATAGCAGTGAAAAAACAACAGGGAAATACTGCAAAGCCAAATATTTATCACGTACCATTACTTATTAACACACATGATAACtacttcttttttatattttgtagtGTTGAAACTATGCCCATGAAAAAGTAAGAGATTTTAATTGATATTATAGCATGTAAAGTGggagggtcttttttttttttaattcgtaGATGTTACATATTTGatatatattgtatttattttctaCATTTTTTGGCATATTGCTCACCATACCTATCACAAATAGCTTCATGCGGATCATGTTGAAGTAGAGCTTTCTGTAGAATTAATTCCATACCGTACAGTCCTTGGTATTCTACAGGCTCCGCTATGGACATGACTAGTtaacactgttttttaaaaaatagatatacTGAGGTGTTTTAGTTGTCTTATATTCTTCTGTTTTTGTTGGCTGTTCTCAGCTGCTTTAGGCAAAGATTTTGGAAGGGCAACTAATACCATTTAAAACAAACaccttgttaatttttttaattatcatCTTTGTAACCATAGTGTGTATGGAGTTGCATCTTTTCATTAACACAGTCctttcttggtatatttattttattacagtttGGAAAATGGTAATAATGGTTATCATAAAGAGCATTTATATGGTATACACAATCCAATTCTGACAAGGTAAACCAAGTTTGAAACTGCCTGCCTTATAAGCACTCTTAATATATCGTGTATTAATCACTCACTCCTTTTTTCTGCACATTTTTAAACCACTTTTTGTTTTGCATGATTTCTCATTGCTTAGCTCTCTCTTTCAATATATGCCTTACATTGCATTATATGCTGGCTTGGTTTAaaagaaactatggttaatgtgAACAAGCAGTGTACTGGTGCACAGTGCTAAAAAAATCCTAGCCAGACTTTGATATGTCGTGTTATCTGAGCCCAAACTTATGATTTGTCTTTTCCAAACAATCAGTGACAATTGAGGTTTGTTCTTCAATTATTCATCATGGTTTGCTTGGGGAAAGCAAaccacaaacacacagaggcagAACAAGGTGGGGGCAGCCTGCCTCACGTGACATCCCTGAGGGTGACAAAATCCCAGCGGGTCCAATCACGGCCATGCTGTATTGCACCCCCCGGCCGGGCCACCACCCCAGATGGCGTCCCCCGGTCGGGCGCGATTGCCCCTCCCCCTGGGTCGGGAGTGCGGGCAGGCAGTTAAAGTAAATGCAAATAAATTTGAGTCTGGTCACATAAAATTGCACTTCAAGAAAGCACTTGACCTGCAGAAGGTTGTGGTAGCATCTGTGTGAAAGTGGCAAAAATTGATTTTTGGGTGTTTTCATCTTGCAGAGTTCTCCTTTTTACTGATGAAATCAGGAGTGCTCTACGTTTTATATCAGGCTCCTAAATATAATATCCtggttgtacacacacacaccccagccagccTCCTGATGCCCCCATTTGTAGTATTTAACTTGCATAAATCTTGGTGTACCTTGAGAGcgaataataaataacaaaacaaaattgtgtggtgctgtgggttaaaccacagagcctaggacttgctgatcagaaggtcggcggttcgaatccccgtgacggggtgagctcccgttgctcggtccctgctcctgccaacctagcagtttgaaaacacggcaaagtgcaagtagataaataggtaccgctccagcgggaaggtaaacggcatttccgtgcgctgctctggttcgccagaagtggcttattcatgctggccacataacccggaagctgtacgctggctccctcagccaataatgtgagatgagcgccgcaaccccagagtcggccacgactggacctaatggtcaggggtccctttacctttacctttattatttgaAATATGCTGAGAAGCAAAACACCAACTTTGAAAACACTTAGCTTTAAAAATATCAGTGAAAATTGGTCTAACTGAAAAGCAGGCACCTtattttcttttccctctccaaaCCTAAAACTTGAATAGGAGTGGTACCTGAGACAGAGTTTGAAAAACCCTGCCTGAACTGCTTTACCCTGCTTCTTAGTGTGACAGTCTAGTCGTCTCCactttgtttcctgcttggccacGCTCCTCCTATGCTTTCCCACTTCCCACTACTGCTTTTAGTTGATTAAAAGGGGCTTTGTCTTcttgctattaaaaaaaagagactaAGGTCTAGATCTCCCAGTGGATTTTCTGACTGCAAATGCATGTGCTACTAGTGGTGAACGTTAACGACCTGTTTGTATTTTTCAGACCTAACTTAGCAATTATAACAGAATTGCCTAAGAATTTATATCTAGCAGCCATTGAAAGGGTGGAGTAGGAAAGGGTTGGTGATCTGAAGAGCTTTCAGAAAAAGCAGAGAAttcttattttgctttctttataaaaacaaccacccacaaTTTTCTCCATTCATTCACTTTTCTATACTGAAGTTGCCCCAAACAGTTTCAtatgtctctctttctttctctctcacgtttatatatatatagctctGTGGAACAGTGGTAGTGCATACTGGAAATGTGATGGGTAAGTGTCATTGTTTATTTATCTGCTAAAATATTGGCCCGTTTTAAAAGAGCAGCTTAGCTCATTTGACCTAGCAAGTATGGCTCCTCATGGAATTGACAATTGCGTGtttagacctttaaacctcccccttaaataaattcagtcaagactcaaattttggtttggtttttggcagaatttaggccacaactttattgattacagaaagtgactggctgcataggctctggtttgactagctccctgccatgcaggtagcgctgacccagggcaccagcataggtcagccaagggtgaacacctggatgaGTGGAAAGCTGGGCACAGGccatctccaccacccaaattcttccctggactcaggcacgggcacaacccctcacaggggttgaccaaaccattgagtccctggattcctttaacggaatactcttcacatagggatggcgagagcgttctcccatccctatcacctgaaccagagcctatccgcaaccttacaagttgtgacgatttgctacgcggcaggcgaaacccaaatggcaacagccagtcagccaagtggggaaaattcctgccatgcccctgacccaatgacagacgacacataacggcatagcaaggtcaagcgcaaagtcctaaaagtagggagaggtgggcgggtgttctgatgcacgcactgaaagaggaagctctgggtcatgtgcataggtatatataggtcccttgatccatttagcatgtgtcccattggcctgattgaactctgcatcaagggacctaccagtcgggtgttgtggctatccaaacgtacccacccacaacacagggttaggttgccaggtctcaccgcaacacgtgccctctttaagggaggacccgatttttCAAATGTGACCCTTTAGATCATGAGTCCTGTGGCACCAAGGGCTCTTTTCCGAGGGTCCGCAGAGCCCATGTCTGAACTGACCCCTAGTTCTCCGAAGGTCACTGCATTCTATTTCCGCTCTCTTGTAAATGTGGCGGTTAGGAGCATATTCTGACTTGTCTCTTGTGGCTTCATTTTCAGCCCCGGGAAATAATCCTGCAAGTAGCTCCTCTGGGAAGCACCTTTCGCGTCAATTCTGAATTCTGAGCCATCTTGTCTGGGGCCTGTCTAGTAAACTAATGTTGAATGGAAAGAGAACTGTGCAATCGTATGCCATGAAATGCCAAGCCACACGGcatctatttgtgtgtgtgtgtggattaccATTAACACATGGAATTAGTGGCTTCCATTCTTGTTTTCTAATACCATttttccactggagtttctgTCTCTCGTcacataatatatttatttattgtaaacaGACTGGTCTCTGGTTTATATTCGTTTCCgtgggctgttgtttttcttcGGATTCACTGCCCAGTCAAAATTAACTCGGTTCTTGTTATCATGTCCAGAGATGTTAATACCATGTATAAAATATGTGTTTACATGAAGAATACAACCTGTGTACAGACACTTTTTTGTACCTGTGTTTTTTACAGCTGTATTGCAGCAGATTTTTTAATACTTTTTGTTATACTTCACAAGAGACCTGTTCAGCATGACCAGTGTTTCCTCGGTGCTGTTGGGTGGCTGCATTTGACTGTGAAACGTATGGAAACCTGCAGTATATTTTGTGTCGTCTTCAGAAAAGTGAATGCAATTTGGCAGATTATTCTTCCCTATTTCTGAATTACCAATTAACGTACGGTGTCATTATGACCAGAAGCATATTGTTTTCTTGCAAGCGgttagctttaaaaaaacaaacccccccaaaaccccaaatTCGGCAGAAATGTGCAACGGGAAGATACTACAATTTTTTCTTTGTGACCTGAATAGTCACAGCAAGGAGTAAGAAAAGTCAGACCTTCAGCAAATTTCCTAGAGGGCGTGTGTGATGGATGCCAAACTGCACACTTATTGGCCTGTGCTGCTGTAACACAGGCTTCCTccaccttggccctccagatgtttttgagactacaattcccatcatccctgactgctggtcctgctagctagggatcatgggagttataggccaaaagcatctggagggccgaggttgaggaagcctgctgtaacaCCTAAATGTAGCATATGTGCGTACATCCCTAGCTATGCATGCCTAATAGGCATAATCTTATTTTTGTACACACTTTTTTGAGAGAGAAAGCTTGTACTGAGCATATATGCATAGGGATGGCACACTTATTGACCTCATGTAGATGTTACAGTGGTGTGGAGATGAAATCGCTGTGGGGCATAATCCCACTTTGCAGCTGCTTCACCCAATTTGCCAAAGGTGTGACTAGGCCTAAAGTTAATACACTATGGCCCTGATGAGGTGTTCATAGGTTTAACTTGTAAACGGtgttatatatttaataaagaaTTGGCTATATTTTGTTAAATAGGTGTAAAGTGTTGAGAATATATATGAAAGCTGTTGCACCCCACTGTCCTTTTACTTACGTGTAAAAGTTGTGAATAGGATTGATCTGCACAGAAAAGCTGCCAAGAGCTATCTATCTGATGATAACCAAAAGCTGTGTGAGGAAATATGGGATGTTGGGGGCATGGCTTTTATGCCAATAAATTGGGGAGGGCTTTTTATCttttaaggcagtgatggccaaacttggccctccagctgttttgggactacaactcccatcatccctagctaacaggaccagtggtcagggatgatgggaattggagtctcaaaacatctggagggccaagtttggccatcactgttttGAGGCAACAGTCAGCGCTGGGGAATATGGTGGGTCTTCTAAAGTTACACATGACTTGCTGATTTTATTAGATGGTCTCCATTCATTTGGAAACCCTTTTGGTAGAATTTCTTGTAAAGATAATTTCTGGCAATCTTAGAATTGCTTCATTGCATGATGATGGCACATTGTTTGCCCAGTCTGCACACTTGGGACTAAATGCATTATTGCGCTGTGCCTCGTGCAGAATTGGTGCCTTTCCCCCCATATCTCAGTGGTGGGAAAATGACGCACATGAAGCACCCCTCAAACTGAATGGGAATTGGTATTATATAGGGAATAAATTAAGTTTTTCACTAGGGAAACTGATTATTTCTACTAGGCAATGAGTAGAATGCTGTACTTAAAGTATGTAAGTATTATATCTCAATATCTGACATTCCAAGTTGTAGATTTTAATAAGTTCCTATTTTTAATTTGATAATGTCCTCaaatcatttaaataaaatacCTTGATTAACGTTTGTGTAATTTTTAAATGCAAGAAGCTAGCGCATTGCATTAAAATCGCCTCCGACCAGAGGTAAAATGGATTTCTGCCTCTTTCCAAAAGGGAGTCGTTTTATTTGGAATAATTTGATTTTGGCCTACAGGTGAACCTAGTCCGTTTTAAATAAAGAACTGAGGTACATTTTGTAGTAACTGAGAAACAACTTGCTTGTAGCCACCCTCAATGCAACTtacttgtaagccacccagagtgtctaggagagcccagccagatgggtgggatataaataataaatttattattattattattattattattattattattattattattattactactactactgctgctgctgctgctgctgctactgctactattactactacttgTGTAAGTTACACAGCATTTTGCTCTTCCCCTTGCCCTGAATGGCAGCCCTGTACTATACTAGAAGTTGGTTTTAAAGCTCTCCCAAGTTTGAAAAGCAGCTTGCTCCTAAAGGGAGACAACTCACCAGACTTTGCAATGCTCTGGGGGTGGAGGGGTTTGCAATCTATGGCAGGAACCACCAAGAGAGGAAAGCTGACCTTCACATCTCCACACTGTTTACATCACTTGCCTCTCCTGGGACTGTTCACATGTTCATATGGTATCAGAGTTCCCCCACAGAATGTTTCTGGGGTTTTACTGATTTTTTTACCGGTGAGAATAATTTATAAATCGCTTGATCAAAGAATCCCCAAGCAGTGTGCCTAAAACAATGATTATCAATATACAAATGGAAGTCCACAGAATTTTAAAATAGGTACAGGCGGCGACTGTTTTAGGCGTATCCAATTTCCACGTGATCACCGATGTGCGGGTCCTTTTCGACCTGGAAGAGGGCATAACGGGTGGAAGGAGGTGAGGGCATAATGGGGCAAGGCATGTTTATGCACACCACCAATGCACACAAGGAGCAGTAATGGAATCCCCAtgcaaaatggtcaccacctgtatACATAGCTTGATTACATGTCTGCGTAAGGTTTCCGAAACCGAAAAGTttttgcgtgtcaaggtccccaagccaccccaataaaacacaattcacacagattttttgtttaatgtttttggcataattttggccacaactttattacaaTACAAGAAATGtgaatggttgcttaggcattggttgcgtcTATCTGACCCCAcacggggacagactgacattcgcatGCCTGCGAAAGTcggaaagggaaaacattttggggaggaagatggagctgggtaccatgccctcacctctccccaaatgctcccaggggctcttgcgtggccctagccccttgacaggggttcggacaaaagcatggtgagcccctggattcctttaatggaatacccttgcagcagcagcagcattggaggggcaggcaggaagCTCAATGCTGCGCGCAGGGAATATAAAACTTCTTGGCTGTCAATCATaaaatggcaacatcaaattctccCCTACAACAAGAGGAGCCCAATTGCAATGGTGGCCAACTACCTTTacctgcccagcaacagtgggatgtcttattagaccccaccgcaacacgtgctctccatgaaggagaacacgctttagcaGAAATGGCACAACAAGGATATCTGCCAAACATCAATGAACAGGTATAGTAGTTCCAGAGCACAGGCCTCGTCACACTTAGGACTAGACACCACACAGATGTGGAGTGAACATCTGTATTATCCCATGGTCTTGGTGAAGGACAGCTTCCATGGGCAGAGTGGTCAAGGTGAAGAACAGCTCCCCTTCtcacctgggggggaaattgtTATGAGGTGGTAAATAGTTACTGGTTACTGGAAATTCCCACAACACTCATGTGCAAGGAAGCCTGGTGGGAAAGTCTATTGACTTTGGCCAGCTTTGCATGTCATTCTGAGCCATTGTTAGTATTAAATCATGGTTTCCTCACAAACTTGCATCCTCCTGGTTTATTTCTGCTTACAAAGCCATCATAGTCACAATTTAGAGAATACAGCACCTCACTTGCGCCATGTGAGCACCGTGCAGGGACTGGGGTGGGTGAGGGGGTGGCACATTTATTATTAAACCATAGTATTCACAtccatagagggacgcgggtggtgctgtgggtaaaagcctcagcgcctagggcttgccgatcgaaaggtcggcggtttgaatccctgcggcagggtgcgctcccgttgttcggtcccagcgcctgccaacctagcagttcgaaagcactcctgggtgcaagtagataaatagggaccgcttactagcgggaaggtaaacggcgtttctgtgtgcggctctggctcgccagagcagcgttgtcacgctggccacgtgacccggaagtgtctccggacagcgctggctcccggcctatggagtgagatgagcgcacaaccctagagtctggcaagactggcccgtacgggcaggtgtacctttacctttacctttattcacatCCATAAGCTGAACAAGCTGGAAGTCTGCCATAATTACATGACCCATGTTTCCTGGTTGCATCCATCTCTGACTCTGCGATTACTGTGGCATCAAAGTCGAAACTGATGtgagcttttttccttttttttacattCTAATTGGTCCCCCACCCTTGTGTAAATCAAGAGCAACATGAAGGCCATGTCAGCTACAGTCTTTTTGGTTACTCCCCAGATCACTTGCCTGCAACTTGAGTACAGAATGCCACATCTAGAGTATTTCCTGCTGCATATGTTGAGCCCAATGTGATTTGAGGCAGATCCACGGTTGTCACGGTGGCCAAGAAATTCAGAGCTGCGCCAACCAGCAAGTGGCCTTGGCATGTATGTTGAACCAAAGCACTGGGGTTGTCAACACCACTTCCAAGACTGCTTCTGACAGCTTGGTGGCAAACTAACATAATCTCCGTTCTGCGTTAAGGTAATGCCAGCCGAAGACACTCAAAACTGGTATCCAATTTTGTGCCGTCCAGAGATTGTTAGACTGTGACTACCATCAGTGCCAGCCAGACTGAGCAGTGGTCAGGAATATTGGGTGCTGGTAGCtcaacaacttctgaagggcaccacattggcagaAGGTTTGACAGCAGTATAGCACCTCTGCCTCCTTGCTCCCCAGCTGAGCCTATTGCTTCACTCTGTACCCTGGAAATCACATCTGGAAGAGATTCACACTCCCCTTCCTTCTATCTAGGTTTCTATTATACAAGCCAGGTCAGCATCCCCAATTCCTTGACCATACTTCTGGCTACTTCTGTGTAATCTGACAAGACCTGACATGGAAGGCAACTGTAGAATTGAAAAAGCCATCTGTTAAAGATCCAATGTGATGTGTGCATGTTAGACAGAAATATTTCTTTTAGTTACACAACTGCTGTGCTGTACTGGAGCAGCAAGATTTGTCTTGTTTCCTTCCTGAATGTTCACAGGTTATTTGGCATTCCCTTGAGCTATAAATTACAGCCATAAGCTTGAACCAAAGGAGTTTGTTTAAAAGTAGGCTGGAGTAGGAAAACGACACACACCCTTGAAAAAGAAGAGAGACTTATTTCTACGTCAGCCCATTAAAGCAGCCCAATTCATCTTTCTCTTGCGTGGAGAACTAAGTTTCTCTAAGGATCTCACTCTGTGCTTCGCCATGAAGACGGCCACAATCTTTTTCGTAATTTTTGTCAGTTTCATGGGAGGCTTAGGAAAAAATCCAAGGCCAAAGAAAAGGAGCAACGGTGACGAAATAAATTTTTATACTAAAGTGAAAGATGCCTGCACGATGAATATGAGTGGAAATGGCGAAGTGACACTCAGAATAGAATGCAGGAGTCAAGGCAAAATGTACTGGTGTGAATATACTGGGAATCCATCGCTTTGTCGTTCTTTTAATAAGAACCAAAGGATTTATTGGAATCAGATTGCCATGGACCGAAGGAAGCAGACCAACGCCTGCCAGCCCAATGCGGTTCTGAAGCCTTCCATGTGCCAGAGGGCTCCTTCTGAAGCTCACATGAAGCAAGTGGCTTCCAGCATAAAGCCAAACCCACAGGCAGATACTGTCAATCAAGCAAAGGCAGTCCCGAACCCCGCAACTTCTCCAAAGCAAGTTAAAAAAAGCCAAGCAGGGAAAGCCTTGCTTAAAAAAACAGGGAGACCCAAACCATCTCCTTTGCCTCCTACAAAAGCAACCCAAGAAGGTCAGATGTCTGGAAACGATTCTGAAGCGATGAAGTTAGCACGGAAGCATTGCTGGGAGTCCCTGCATGACATCTGTTCCTACATCATCAGCATCTTTAGAGGCTGAGGAGGAAAAGGTAATGTTGTCTCTAGCATACTAAGATGTGGTTCTGAATTTCTAAGAGCTGGTTCTAGAACTTACAGCTTGAACCCAGGAGCATGTCTTAACCCAAAAGAAAGGAAACGACAAGATTGGTTTATTGTGATAAGTTAAgagtatggggggtgggggggatgtaTTAGCAAAATCCCACTAAATTAATTGCTTCTATATCCAAATGGGATATAGAGTTTAATGGGTTTATAATGAGTTTAATAGTGTGTTTAATAGGAACTATTTAAGCATGTGCACTTCATTCTCCATTTGAAATCAACGTTACAAAGATTTGTTTATCTTTAGCTGGATAAAGTTGTTTAGTTATGAACCAGGTTGTTTAGTGATGAACCCTAGCTATTTAGTGACGAAACGAGCACTTTCCAGTGAGATATATTTTCAGTTAATAGTTTTGAGGTGCACCAAAAGTTATTTCTACTCAAGTTATACATAAGACCTTATTAACTGGTATTACTCCAATGCTTTTCTTATAGGGCATTTCCTGCTAAAGAGCTATTCCACCAGAATACTTTGAGCTCTGTTCCCCAAGAATATAATATTTTAACTATATTTGTTGGCTTGTAAATGAATATAAAAGAACATTGTACAGAAAACTATGCAGCCAGTGGTTTTCACTAGATTGACTGTGGGAAAACGTAGGTTCTCATCTACCGTAAGTTTGGCCATGGACTTGGTTGGTAGTTTCTAGCCAGAAATCACCCTCAGCATCCATGCTATGGTTGAAGTAAGAACCATTTCCTTCAGAAGGGGGAGGCACATGACCTCTGTACCGGTAGCCTGAAAGTGATCGTCCAAGAAAAAAACCCTCTGCTACATGTATGTTTAGGAACCTTCTTTGCAGGTCTGTTCTGGATAAATGTGTGAGTCTTAAAAAGCCTTAAATAGCACTTCCCTAGAATATATGATGGTCGGTGCGAATGCTGACATCTTTAGATCTAGAACCCAGAACATTGTGCTTGGTGGTAAAGGCTGAAAATAGAACAGTGGTACCCAATAGTCAACATTCAGGACATAAGTGTGGAGTTCATAATAGGGACCCCAGGGTAGAGCAGACAAAATCCCTCATTggaagagatgtttgacagtgggataGACTCCCTCTGGAAGTTATGGGCTATCCTTCCTTGAAAAATTTTAAGCAGCAGTTATATGgccatgaagggacgcgggtggcgctgtgggtaaaacctcagtgcctaggacttgctgatcgtatggtcagcggttcgaatccccacggcggggtgagctcccatcgttcggtcccagctcctgcccacctagcagttcaaaagcattcctaagtgcaagtagataaataggtaccactttatagcgggaaggtaaacagcatttccgtgtgctgcgctggctcgccagatgccgcttagtcacgctggccacgtgacccggaagtgtcttcggacggcgctggctcctggcctcttaagcgagatgagcgcgcaaccctagagtcggacacgactgacccgtacgggcaggggtacctttacctttacatggccATGTGTCaaggatgttttagttgagattcctgcattgcagggggttggactaaatgacccccatggtcccttccaactctacgattctatgaattatGTGGCTCCTTGGAATTGTGCATGCATGAATGAGTGTGCTTATCAATTCCTGGTAGCTTCCAAAAACCTGGGTTTATGCTTACAGAATGCAAGCTGAATTTACTAGTAGATGCATGTGAAGCCACCTTTGAAATCGTCAATCTGCCGCTGCTGCCAAAATCTTGGTACAACTTATGATAAAATATTTGTGGCACATGAAGTACAATGCAATATTTAAATTCTATGTATTTTTATAGAAAAGAAAGATCCAGTGTCTGCTTTTAAGGAGACAGCT
Coding sequences:
- the FGFBP2 gene encoding fibroblast growth factor-binding protein 2, producing MKTATIFFVIFVSFMGGLGKNPRPKKRSNGDEINFYTKVKDACTMNMSGNGEVTLRIECRSQGKMYWCEYTGNPSLCRSFNKNQRIYWNQIAMDRRKQTNACQPNAVLKPSMCQRAPSEAHMKQVASSIKPNPQADTVNQAKAVPNPATSPKQVKKSQAGKALLKKTGRPKPSPLPPTKATQEGQMSGNDSEAMKLARKHCWESLHDICSYIISIFRG